ACTCGTGCACATGCAGTAACTATGCTGTCTGGTGCTGAGAACTTGATGGATATGGAAGAAGAAAACTTCGCATTCCTATAAGTTTCTAAGTGCTCTTATTTTAAGAGTCCTGGATACAGAAAAAACCGCAGCCTAGGCTGCGGTTTTTTTGTTTTAGGGCATACTATCTTTGTCATTTACCTGCTAGTGTTTTCTTTTCATTGAAACGTTTGGCTTAGGTGTCTCTATGGATAGTGCTCTTTGGTTGAGATATGGACTGGGTGTCAGTCGTGCCCCTTTCTTAACCCTTTCTTTGGTTTCTATCGTATTTGCTTGGTCTTTGGCATTTTTCCAGACGGGTTTACCTTCCTTCTTTGACAGCTTTTTGATTCTTATTGCTATGATCTCGTCCCATATCGGGGTGAATGCACTAAATGAATATCAGGACTTTAAGTCGGGATTAGACTTATCCACAGATAAAACCATCTTTAGTGGTGGCAGTGGCACGCTGGTGGATCATCCGGAGTTTGCAGAAAGGGCAAAACAGATTGCATTTGGTGCCATTGGTTTGGCGGTGCTAATCGGCTTGTGGTTTGTTTTTTCGGTGGGTATTGAGCTATTGCCGGTGGGGGTGTTGGGTTTATGGATTGTGATGAATTACACCACGGTGATTAATCGTCATCCCTGGTTGTGTCTGGTGGCGCCAGGGTTTGGTATTGGTATATTGGCCACTTTAGGCTCGGTGTACATTTTATCAGGTGGCCTTAGCTGGGAGGCTGTTTTTTGGGGGCTGGGATATGCTCTGTTGTTGAATAACTTACTGTTATTAAATCAGTTTCCCGATAAGCAGGCTGATGAAGCGGTTCAGCGTTGTCATATGTGGATTGCCAAGGGACCCGTTGTGTCTTTAGCATTGTTTCGAGCGCAGTGGATAAGTGCTTTTGCATTAGTTGCTATCAGCGTTTTGTTTGCAGATCTTCCTTGGTTCGGGTTGAGTATTTTGTGTGTGATGATGTTGGTATATCCGTTATGGAGATATACGCAGTCGGAGCAGTGTTTGTCTGACAATCTGCTCTCGGCTTTGGGTAAAAATGTCTTGTTGTGTCATGCATATCCGGCCAGTTTGAGCGCCATTTTAATTATTTCTCGTTGGCTTACTTGACCAAGCGTCTGCTCGTTATACAAATGACTTTTAATCTAGTAAAATCCCCTGCCATCGTACAAGTTGGCAATCCATGCCTGGGCTGTTTAAGCCTATAAACAGATAAAGCGAACCACAAAGCTGGAGAATAAAATGGCTGAATATAAAGCGCCTTTGCGTGATATGCAGTTCCTTCTTAAGGATGTGTTTGAAGCAGATAAACTATGGGCTCGTTTGCCTGGTGTTGCAGATGTTGTTGATCCTGACACCGCAGATGCCATTCTTGAAGAAGCGGCAAAGATTGCAAACGAAGTGCTGGCTCCTCTAAACCGTGAAGCTGATGAGCAGGGTTCTAAGTGGGAAGACGGAAAAGTTACTCCTCCTGAAGGTTTTGCTGAAGCGTATCAGACTTACATTGAAGGTGGCTGGAATGGTCTTGGTGGTAACCCAGAATTTGGTGGTATGGGTATGCCTAAGACGCTTGTTGGTCAATTCGAAGAAATGATTCAAGGTTCTTGTATGTCGTTTGGTCTTGCACCAATGTTGACTGCAGGTTCATGTCTTTCAATCAATGCGCACGCTAGCCAGGAATTGAAAGAGAAATACCTTCCAAACATGTACTCAGGCGTTTGGTCTGGTGCGATGGACTTGACTGAGCCGCACTCAGGTACGGATTTGGGTATCATCCGCACGAAAGCTGAGCCAAATGGCGACGGTTCTTTCAACATCACAGGTACCAAGATCTTCATCACCTGGGGTGAGCATGACATGGCTGAGAACATCATTCATTTGGTGTTGGCTAAGCTTCCTGATGCACCGAAAGGTCCTAAAGGGATTTCTCTATTCCTAGTACCTAAGTTCCTAGTAAACGATGACGGTTCATTGGGTGAGCGTAACGACTTCTCTTGTGGTTCTATCGAGAAGAAGATGGGTATTAAAGGTTCTGCTACTTGTGTAATGAACTACGACGGCGCGAAAGGCTGGTTAGTTGGTGAAGAGAACCAAGGTCTGGCATGTATGTTCACTATGATGAACTACGAGCGTCTTGCGGTAGGTATCCAAGGTATCGGTGCTGCTGAAGCGTCTTACCAGAGTGCTGTTGAGTATGCGCGTGATCGTCTACAGAGCCGTTCACCAAAAGGTGCTCAGAGCCCGGATAAAGTGGCTGACCCTATCATTGTTCACCCAGACGTTCGCCGTATGCTTCTAACCATGAAGGCATATACTGAAGCGGGTCGTGCATTCTCTACTTACACCTCTACTTGGTTGGATCGTGCTAAGTTCACTGAAGATGCTGATGAGAAGAAACTAGCTGACGCGATGGTTGCTCTTCTAACGCCAGTTGCTAAGGCATTCTTGTCTGATAAAGCGCTTGAGTCTGCAATCGCAGGTCAGCAAGTGTTTGGTGGTCATGGCTTCATCCGTGAGTGGGGTCAAGAGCAGCACGTTCGTGACATCCGTATTACTCAGATTTATGAAGGTGCGAACGGCATTCAGGCGCTAGACCTTATGGGTCGTAAGATCGCTATGAACGGCGGTTCTATCTACAAGCTGTTCTCTGACGAGATGAAAGCATTCGCTGCTGAAAACGAAGGTGATGCGGCAATGGCTGAGTTCATCGAGCCGTTGAAAACTGCAATTGAGAACCTTGATGGCCTAACTGCTCACGTTCTTGAAGCTGCACAGTCTGATGTTCATGAGATTGGTTCTGCGTCTGTAGAATATCTACATGTGTTTGGTCTGACTGCTTACGCTTACATGTGGGCTAAGATGGTTAAAGTGTCTCAGGCGAAAATCGCTGAAGGTGATACTTCTGGCTTCTATGACTCAAAAGTATCTACTGCACGTTTCTACTTCAAGCGTCTACTTCCAACTTACGAAGGTCTAACATCTTCTGTTAAGAATGGTGCTGAAGTATTGTTTGAATTGGACGAAGACAAGTTTGTTTTCTAAGTCGATTTCGAACTAATAAAAAAAGCTCGCTTCGGCGAGCTTTTTTTATGGGGCTTGATCCGTCCTGAAATGAATTTGGTAAAAAGTGGAAGCTTGTATTCAGCCGTACTTATTTATTCACTTTCATTTCAATATCTTTTACCGCATGTGGGTTGTCGATGAAGCGGTTACGATTACCCTGGATTTTTTCTACAAGAATATTTCTGTCTCTTTCAGCCTGATCAACCGGATCTTTTTCATTCCATTCCATCAGCATATAAACGCCATCAAGGATAGGAAGGTCATAAGCATCGTGCATGTAGAAAATGATACGAGCGATATTACCTTTAATATCGTCAGCGGGTTCGACGGTTTGGAAATTAGACTTGTAGGAACAGTTTAAATTCGGGAACTGATCTTTACTGCTAGGAAGCTCTGCGTAGCGGGAATTACGTCGGTTTAATTCTACTCTTGGCGTTACCGGGTAGATGTTGTGTAAGTCCGATGCTGCAAACTTATAATCTGTGTTCGATCTTCTACAGCGGCTTTTGGTCCCACAGTTGTAGAAATCAATCATTAGTTGTGTGTTATAAACATGCCCGGCAATGATTCGACGTGTTTTACCTTCAAATGGCTGCTTGCAGAAAAATGATTCTCCGCCTTGGCTGTAGATTTCATCCCAGAAGATATCGTTACTTGCTTTTTTCGGGTCATCGATTTTTGTCTGGCCATCGGCAACAGAATGCAGCGAAGTAAAGATACCTAACGTGATCAGACAGGCGCTTTTTAGGCCTAGGTAATTCATTGACTTCAATCCCAATCGAACGTTTATTATTGTTAGAACTGAGAACAGTGTAACAGCCTTGCTACAATTTTAAAGATCTAAGGAATAATTATTTGACACTAATATTAAATTATGTCAGACGTTTGTTTGAATGTGTCAAAGTGTAAGAAAAAAGGACTAGATTTATCATTGTGTAACGAGTCAGGAGGCAGGGCACCTCCTGAGTTTTTGTCGATTAGCTGCGCTTTTTAGGTACCCAAGCCCAGATCATTTCGCATTCTACAGGCTCTTTATTGTCTTCGTCTGTTACTGTGATTTTGACGCTGACTTCGCCCTTATCCTGATTGATCATCAACTGACGCTCGGCTTCAGATAATTCAGCAACGGCCGTTAAGTTACCTTTAGCACGACGAACATAGTTCAAGTTCATTGATTTGATTAGCAGTAACTTGTCGTCAGGGCAGTTCATTCCGCACAGGAAGCCTGTTGCAGACTCAGCCAATAGTGCCATTGCCGCTGCATGAACGCCTTTAATGTGGTTTTGAACGCGTTTTTTATTCTTTAATACAAGTACACTACGTTCTTGGCCTAATTCTTCGATTTGGATACCAGAAGTACCAGCGAAAGGAATTACACGCCCAAAAAACATGGATAGAGTTTTGCCTTTAAGTGGTGATGGCAACTTGTTGATGTTAGAAACAATGGTAAGTAATTGACTCATAGTATTAATTCTCTCTGATTGATTGCACGCATTTTATACTGATTTGGTGAAGGTAAAAAAGTTGATATGTCACCAATCTTTTTAAAAATGGATAATTTACTCTAAAATCAGTGGATAATGATTTAGTTGAATTGCTATTTAGCAATTTTTTAATAGATATCTTGTGCTAAAGTATGTCTAAGACAGTAATGACTTACTTTTAAGATAATAAAAACAATGCCTTTAAGCCGGAACCTAGAAGATGGATCTTAACGATTTTCTAATTTTCACCCGAGTTGTAGATTGTGGCAGCCTCACAGCCGCTGGTCGTGAGCTCAATATGCCGAAATCTACGATCAGTCGTCGTATTACTCAGTTGGAAGAGCGCTTAGCCGTACGTCTGTTAGATCGTACTACACGTCATCTCAAGCTAACTGAGATTGGTGAGCGTTATTACGGGCATTGTCAGAGAATTCTTCGTGAAATAGAAGAGGCCGAAGCCAGTCTTTCCGATCTCCAACAAAAACCGCAAGGTCGATTGAATATATCTACGCCAGTTGAGTTTGGTATGTACTACATGGGCGGCTTGGTCTCGTCGTTTATGGATAAGTACCCGGAGATTCAGTGTCGTGTGGATTTATCCGGTCGAGCAACGGATTTGCTGGAAGATGACATTGATATTGCCCTGAAGATTGGTGATTTACCTGATTCAAACTTTGTGGCAACCCGTTTAGGGGTGTTGTCCCGTGGTATCTATGTAAGCCCTGAATACATTGAGCGTAATGGTCCGTTAGACACGCACGAGCAGTTGATTGAATCAAACTGTATCGTCATGCAGCAAAGCCAGCATCTACCCTGGAACCTGCTGGACCCTCAAGGTGTACCGGTACAGGCGCGAGTAAAAGGAAGCCTGGTTGCAAATAACATCACCTTTATTCGGGATGCGGTTATTGGTGGTTTAGGAGTTGGGTTACTGCCTGTGGATATTACGGCGAAGGCCGTACAGGATGGCAAGCTGATCAGCGTGCTTGAAGAATATACGGTACCACCTTCCACACTTCATGCTGTTTACCTTTCTCGTCGCTATGTGCCGCCAAAAATCACGGCGTTCATTAACCATTTGAAAGAAAATCTGGCAATGGCTGCGTTTGAAGCGATTGAAAATATCACCTGATTTCAAAAAAGTGACGAAAATTTGAACAATTAAAGGCGCTTTACTGGCGCCTTTTTTGACTTTGTAACTTTATGTTTCATGTAATGGAACTGTCAGTTCGAATATAGGGGCTTTTAAAAGATTTTTAGCTGGCTATAGTAGTTACTAGTCTGTTTCGAGATGCTCTCGCATCCGGTTGATAGGCTAGGCTATTCAATCCTTTTGTTAGGCAGTACCAGACACGGAACATGTCTGTCGTTGTTGGCCCTAAACAGTAAGTTTAGGGCTTTTTTTTTGCCTGTAATTTGATGATCCCTTCTAAATACCGTTTCTTAGCCCTAAATTGTGTGGATAAGGTTGCAAGTACAGTTGCTGCTCTATGTAGTCATTACCAATTTTTCGGGTGTAGTGTTGAAGTAGCGTAATAGGCACTACAAGGGGCACGATGCCCAATCGGTAATCATTTATGACCTGAGTTAACTCTTGTTGCTCAATCGCGCTGAGCTTGCCTTTGAAATAGCCTCGAATGTGGAGCAGGGTGTTGGTATGTGTTTTCTTCGTGGCCCGCTTCTCAAGATGTGTCATTAACAATTGAATATAATCATGGGCAATGTCTTCAAGGGGACGACTTTTTAAGTCAGATAGTAATTTGCCGGTTTCTTTATAGCCTTTAACTGAATGAGCCATGAGCTGGTATTTGATGCGCTGATGGAAGTTAATCAGGCCCTTAGAGGTTAGCCCTTGTTGAATAAATAAACGCCAGTGATGATATACAAACACTCGCACCAGGAAGTTTTCCAGTAATACCGGATCGTGTAAGCGGCCCTCTTCCTCCACCGGGATTAAAGGGTGTTGTTCTTTAAAGGCGTTTGCAAAGATCCCGGCACTGCTGTTTTGGGCGTAGCCATTGTCGGCATAGACCTTAACTCTGAACACTCCACAGCTGGGCGATTTCTGCATAAAGATGTAGCCGCTGAGGTGATCCAGCTCTTTGACTCGTTGAGCGCTATAGTTCGCAAGTGCATCTGTGACGTCAATGCGGTTGTCTTTGGTTTCAACAATGCGTTGTGTTTGATCGTCCCCAACCATTCTCAGAGTCCGTCTGGGAACGCCTAATCCTGCACCTAATTCAGGACAGCTAGGAACATAATCAAAGTACTGACCGAGTTGTTCGGTGCATAGCTTTGAGTGTTTGTGTCCACCATCAAATCTAACCTTGTCGCCTAACAAGCACTGGCTGATGCCAACAGGGATCTTGTGTGTTAACTGACCGTTATTCGAAATGTTTGGGCTGAACATGATCTGGTTCCTCGTACATTGAATGTCAGGTGATCTAAATCGCATTTGATTAGGTATAACCAAATATTCGCACTAGGCTTTTTTAATATACGACGCTTCGTCAAAAGAGGATCACTTATGCGTGTACTGGTGACAGGCGGTACTGGGTTTGTTGGTAAGGCTTTGGTCAAGGCGCTTATTAATCAAAATTATCAAGTAACGATTGTGACACGGCAGGAGCCGTCAAAGGTTGAATGGTTAGGCAACAGTTCGGATCAAGTAGCCTGGTTGGTCTGGGACTTTTCTCATAGCGGTGATGCTCCTTCTATACAAGCGCAGGACGTTGTGATCAATCTTGCGGGAGAGGGGATTGCTGATAAGCGTTGGACGGAGTCGAGAAAACGATCACTTCGTCAGAGTCGAATTGATTTCACCAATAACTTAATTCAGTGGGTGAGAAGCCAGTCTTGGAAGCCCTCTCATTGGCTAAATGCCTCTGCCATAGGTATTTACGGGACTGGCTCTGAGGTCTTTACTGAAGATGATAGAGCTGGTGACGACTTTGCTGCTCAGTTGTGTGAGGATTGGGAGGCCGTGGTAACTGATCAGATAGACTGGCCGTGTCGAACGGTGTTGATGCGCTTTGGTGTTGTTCTGGGCCATGGAGGGATGCTTAAAAAATTGAAGCCCTCCTTTGTGATGGGCATGGGGGCAACGTTAGGAACGGGCGAGCAAGGCTTCACGTGGATTCATATGGAAGATCTGCTCAGAGCTATTTTGTGGTTGTTGGATCATCCTGAAATCGATGGGTCGTTGAATTTGACGGCTCCTGCGTCAGTTACTAATGCGGAGTTTACTGAGGCGCTGGCTCATTCGCTTCATCGACCCGCCTGGCTGATGATGCCTCCTTTTGTCTTGAAGTTAATGTTTGGTGAAATGGCTGAAACACTTTTGCTTTCAGGTCAACGGGTTTATCCGAAAAGGCTTGAGCAGGAAGGCTTTACTTTCAAATACCCTGACATAAACACTGCGTTGAATAATTTATTCCGGTAATATTCGTCCAGTTTGAGAGAGTGTTGCACTTATTATCTGAATATAGGGAAACGTTAAAACTATGAGCAAAAAAGTGGGCGTGTTGTTAATCAATCTCGGAACCCCTGAACAGCCTACCCCTCAATCCGTCAGACAATTTCTCGCGGAGTTTTTATCGGATCGTCGAGTTGTTGATATCCCTAAACTGCTTTGGATGGTGATTTTGCATGGCGTTATTTTACGCATTCGTCCAAAGAAAGTAGCTAAGCTTTACCAAAGCATTTGGTTTGATGATGGTTCTCCATTGATGCATTACAGTCGTAAGCAGCAACGGGCGTTACAGCAAGCGCTGGCAGGCCAGGACATTCCGGTGGAGTTGGCGATGACTTATGGTAATCCCTCTATGGTGGATGCGGGTAAGTCGCTGGCTAAACAGGGCGTCGAGCACATCATTGCGTTGCCTTTGTATCCTCAGAATTCTCGTACTTCTACGGCTGCGGCGTTTGATAGTTTGGCGCGTGGATTGGCCAAGTGTCCTCATGTCCCGGGCTTAACCTGGATCAGTGATTACCATGATCATCCTGAATATATTGCCGCCTTGGCTGCATCAGTTGAAGAGTACTGGAAAGCATTCGGCCGTGGAGATCACCTGTTGATGTCATTCCACGGGATTCCTGAGCGTCTTGAGCGCATAGGTGATCCTTATCCGAAACAGTGTCGAACGACGGCTAAGTTACTGGCAGAGAAACTAGGTTTGTCGTCTGACCAATGGCAGGAAGCGTTTCAATCGCGCTTTGGCCGCGAAGAATGGGTCAAACCCTACACCGATGCAACGCTGGTAGCCTGGGGGCAGAAAGGCATGGGGCGTGTGGATGTGGTTGCGCCGAGTTTCTCTGTTGATTGCCTGGAAACTCTGGAAGAAATTCAGATTCAAAATAAAGAAATTTACCTCGAAGCGGGTGGTAAAGATTACCACTACATCCCAGCGTTGAATGCAGACCCGCGTCATATTGAATTCCTGGCCAGGTTGGTGAATGAGTATTTGCCGTTCAAATAGCGCTATGATGTGGCGCATTCTCGTGATCATTAGCTGTGGGATTTGTTCTCTGTTGTGGGGGCTTCCTGCTGCTATGGCCTTTCAATCCTCTCAGCCCTCTCAATCAACCCAGAATACAGCTGATCATTTATGGCATATCGTGGGGACGGGGTATCGACCTGGCACGCAAGAGGTGCTTTTTTATGAGTACCACCGTCTTAGCTTTGACGAACAAGGGTCGATTCAAACGAGACATGTTGAATATCGATTGCCTGATCACACCTTGAAGAGTGTTAAAACGATTGATTATTCTTCTGGTAATTCATGGACTCCGAGCTTTAGTTACGAAGATCTGCAAGCGGGCTACCGTGTCGGTGTGGAGGTAGATGCCGGTTTCGGGCGTTTGTATCGGGAATCGAAAGGTGAAGCTTATGAAGAAACTCGTTTGTCGATCAGTGAGCTAACGGTCATTGATGCAGGGTTTGATGCCTTTATTCAGAAAGTCTGGCCGCGCTTGACGCAAAAAGAAGACGTGTTGTTTTCGATTTTTGCGCCGCTTAAATTGGATCAGTACGATTTTTCTATAAGAATGGTTCAGCGGGTAGAAAACCAGTGTCACCTTGAAATGTCACTCGATTGGTGGCCTGTGGAGTTGTTCATATCACCGGTACAGTTGGAATACGATTGTGATACGCAGCGATTACTGAGGTATCAGGGGATTACCAATTTACGGGATAACAACCTCGATCAATATACAGTAGATATTCACTATCAGTGGTTCAGTGATTATCTGCCGTTCCGGGTTACCGAGTGAGGCGTATAAGCCGGGGTCGCTTTGCTGTTTAGCGGCCGTCCATGATTGCAAAGGTTAAGAATAATGAAGCAAACCCTATCGCAATAACGGAACCTAGTGTGGGTACGGCCATCATTGCACCAGAGGCAAATAACCATAATGTACGTACACGGCCTTCTCGTTTCCTGCGAAGAATAACTCTCTGATTACCGTGAGCAATGGGTTCCCATTCACAATCGACTAGATAGTTCCTAAGGGTATAGATCAGCAGTAGTAGTGTTTTGGTCATATTATCACCCAAGAGTTGTGTTAATCGGGCTTGGTTGATCTCGTACAGAAAATTTCAGTCAGCTCTTAAAATCTAGTTCTCCTTGAGATTGCGTGCTATGTTAATGCTCGTTGTTAATTGTTTTCACTGGGTTTTATTTTCCTAAGTGACTCTCATCTCTTGTATTTTTAATTGTACAAATATTGGAAAACAGCATGTCAGAAACCATCTTTACCAAGATCATTAATCGAGAAATTCCTGCGGATATTATTTACGAAGATGATCTCGCGTTAGCTTTTAAGGACATTAACCCTCAGGCGCCGGTGCACTTTTTGGTGATTCCTAAGAAAGTTATTCCGACCATTAATGCCATTGAGCCTGAAGATCGCGAAATCGTTGGCCACTTATACACAGTTGCCGCTAAAATTGCTCAAGAGATGGAATTTGCAGAAGATGGTTATCGTGCGGTGATGAACTGCAATGAGCATGGTGGTCAGACTGTGTACCACATTCACTTGCATGTGTTGGCCGGAAAGCCAATGGGCTGGCCGCCGTACACTGAGAAACTGAAAGTATAGGTTCTTTCAGTTAGTATCGGTTCTTTCAGTTAGTATCGGTTCTTTCAGTTAGTATCTAAAAGCGCTTGTGTATAGGGGGTCTATATGACGAGCGTCAGGCCGCAGTCTCATGCGGCCTGAAATCATTCTGCTGTTCTATCCTACTTCCACTCGATTTCGACCATTTTGTTTTGCTTTATAAAGGAAGTTATCGGTACGTTTGAACAGCTCTGTGAGCGGCTCTTTCGGTTGTCTTAGTGATATGCCAATGGAGATGGTTATTCCTTCGGGAATGTGTTCTTTAATGATCTCAATTTGCGAAGCTAACTCACGTAATCGATTCGCAAAGGCTTCCAATTGTTCAAGGTTGTCACCTTCCGTGATGATGACAAATTCTTCTCCGCCAAAACGATAGACCAGGTCCGATTCACGGCAATAGGCTTTTAGATGTTCCGCCAGGGCCTTCAATACTAAGTCACCAATTGCGTGGCCATAGGTATCATTCACCGATTTAAACTTATCGACATCGATAATCATTAAACCAAAGTGCTGGATTTTTTCCCGGTCGTGCAGATGAAGGCGTGGTGGAACAAACAGGTTGTAGTGTTGACGATTGTTCAGCTTGGTTAATTCATCGGTAAAAGTAAGTTCACGGATTCTGAAGTGATAAGCAATAAATTTATGGAGTACGGCGCAAACGACCAAAATCAGGAGCATGTTCGTCAGTGTTTCTGAAATTTCCTTGTAGAGAATATCTATTTCCTGATCAATCGGGATCATGAACAGCAAAGACCATCGATCCGAAATGGGCGCTTCACTTAGCAGGGCTTTCTCATGAATTGCGCCATCCAGTTGATAGTAGGGGATGTTGAATTCTCTGTTTGGACTGAGCTTTAATATTTTATCCGGCTGGAAAGCTTCCAGGTTTTTAAGGGGTTTCCCGGAAGGCGTTTTAAACAGCTCGGTATTGGTTAATTCTAAACGCACCTTCTCTGTGGTGTTGGTTAAGAAATGAAATCCTGCCAAATAATGTTTATTCACTAATAGCAGTTCGGTGTTGCGAATCTTTAGTAGCGGGAACCAGGTAATGTCATGGGCAATTACGATTTGGCCGACAGGGTGATCCCCCTCTTTAACCAAAATGCTCGAGAGCAAGCTGGGTTGCTCACTGGCGATGTCATAGTAGATATCCCAGGCAAAGCCTTGTCTGTTGGTGCGATTGAACAGGGGGCGATGTGATAAGGAGTTATTTTGTATGAGGCTGAAGTTCTTTGAGGAACGGTAAAGAATCTCTCCTTCAATGGTGGTAATCACTGAGATTTGGCTGTGAGTGCTTTTTAACAACTGTGAGTAGTCGGAAAGCTCGGCATCAGATGGCGCTTCTCGGCGTTTCATCAAATTAATCAAATCTGTTTGTTTTGCGAGTAAACGACTGCTTAATTCAATGCGCTTGATAACTTCGCGGGATTTATGTTCTGTAATTTCGGAGAATACTTGCAGATTATGGTTGAGATCCAGGGTGGACTTGGCTTTGCCCTTTGAGAACTCGATGATTTCATTTGTACCATGCAGGACAACAAGGGTGATACCCAAGAGCCATAATAGAGCTAACCAGGTTTTCTTGTGGATTTTCATTAGTATTGGTACTTATTCCGTTAGCAAAAGGCCCTCAATTGAGGGCCTTAGTGATAATCAATTAACTGTTTACTGATTATAGATGGGATAAGTGCCGATACTGTATTCGATAAAGTATTGTATAGAGCACCGGAATCACAATCAGTGTTAACACGGTGGCGAATCCTAAACCAAAAATGATAACCACCGCCATACTTTCGAAGAAGGCATCGAACAATAGGGGGATCATTCCTAGCATGGTGGTAATGGCGGCCATGCTGACAGGTCGTACACGGCTGACTGCAGACATAAATACGGCTTGATAGGGCTCGATGCCGTTAGCCAGTTCAGTATTGATTTGATCCACCAGAACAATGCCGTTCTTCACGATCATTCCCGATAAGCTCAGCATCCCCAATAGCGCCATAAAGCCAAAGGCTTTGCCGGTCAGAAGGAAACCGATAACAATACCGATCATGGCGAGCGGTACGCAGGCCCAGATAATAATGGGGGTACGTACGGCACTGAACAACAGAATGGTGACAATGAACATTAACAAATAGCCCATTGGCAGTGCCCCAAATAATGCGCCTTTCGCTTTTCCGGAGCTCTCGAATTCTCCCCCCCAGGTGAGGTGATACCCTTGTGGTAGTTCGATGGCTTCAATTTTGGGGCGTAATCGACTGAACACTTGTGCTGCGGTTTCGTTGCCTAAAATATTCGGGTCTGCCTGAATTGTCAGTGTGCGTTTACGATCCCGCCTGTGGATAACTTGATCTTCCCATTCTGTATTGAAGTCAGAAACAACTTGGGAGATGGCGACATAGTTATTGGTGATAGGGCTCCACACCTGTAAATTCGGTAAGCTGTTCACCGTTTGACGCTGATGATCAGGCAAGCGCACCTCGATAGGTAACAGGTCTGTTCCGTCCCGATACAAGCCAATCGGGGACCCGACGAAGCTCATCAACAGCAGTTGATCAAGATCGGACTTGTTAATACCCAGCTTACGAGCACGGGCCTCGGAGAACTCAGGTCGAATGACTTTGGCCCGGTTACGCCAGTCATGGCGAATGTAGCTCGCGCCAGGGTCCTGGTACATGATCTCTTCAACCTGAACCGCCAGCCGGCGAAGTACATCCGGGTCTGCACCAGTTAAACGGGCTTCAATCTTGGCATCATCAGAAGGGCCCAGCATCAGGCGCTTAAACTTCACTTGTGCATCCGGAAAATGATCATCGAAGTAGCTGGTCAGTTCCGCGATGAAGGGTTGTATGTCTTCCAGGCTGTCCGTTCGGATGATCAGTTGGGCATAGTTGCTGTACTGCTTTTCGGGCGAGTAAGTCAAAATAAAGCGCTGTGCCCCTTTGCCCACCGTTGCTGTCACATGCTGCACAAACTCTTTTTGTAAAATGTATTGTTCTGCCTGCTGGATATCGTAATGGGTATCTCGAATATCCGTGCCTTGTGGCTTCCAGTAATCGATCAGGAAAATCGGGGTGGTTGATGGTGGGAAGAACGACTGCTTAATGTTCGCAAAGCCTACAATGCTACCCGCCAAGGCGATCACCATCACAATCATGGTCGGTACTCGGTGCCTCATTGAGAAGTCCAACAAG
This genomic stretch from Litoribrevibacter albus harbors:
- a CDS encoding prenyltransferase codes for the protein MDSALWLRYGLGVSRAPFLTLSLVSIVFAWSLAFFQTGLPSFFDSFLILIAMISSHIGVNALNEYQDFKSGLDLSTDKTIFSGGSGTLVDHPEFAERAKQIAFGAIGLAVLIGLWFVFSVGIELLPVGVLGLWIVMNYTTVINRHPWLCLVAPGFGIGILATLGSVYILSGGLSWEAVFWGLGYALLLNNLLLLNQFPDKQADEAVQRCHMWIAKGPVVSLALFRAQWISAFALVAISVLFADLPWFGLSILCVMMLVYPLWRYTQSEQCLSDNLLSALGKNVLLCHAYPASLSAILIISRWLT
- a CDS encoding acyl-CoA dehydrogenase C-terminal domain-containing protein, yielding MAEYKAPLRDMQFLLKDVFEADKLWARLPGVADVVDPDTADAILEEAAKIANEVLAPLNREADEQGSKWEDGKVTPPEGFAEAYQTYIEGGWNGLGGNPEFGGMGMPKTLVGQFEEMIQGSCMSFGLAPMLTAGSCLSINAHASQELKEKYLPNMYSGVWSGAMDLTEPHSGTDLGIIRTKAEPNGDGSFNITGTKIFITWGEHDMAENIIHLVLAKLPDAPKGPKGISLFLVPKFLVNDDGSLGERNDFSCGSIEKKMGIKGSATCVMNYDGAKGWLVGEENQGLACMFTMMNYERLAVGIQGIGAAEASYQSAVEYARDRLQSRSPKGAQSPDKVADPIIVHPDVRRMLLTMKAYTEAGRAFSTYTSTWLDRAKFTEDADEKKLADAMVALLTPVAKAFLSDKALESAIAGQQVFGGHGFIREWGQEQHVRDIRITQIYEGANGIQALDLMGRKIAMNGGSIYKLFSDEMKAFAAENEGDAAMAEFIEPLKTAIENLDGLTAHVLEAAQSDVHEIGSASVEYLHVFGLTAYAYMWAKMVKVSQAKIAEGDTSGFYDSKVSTARFYFKRLLPTYEGLTSSVKNGAEVLFELDEDKFVF
- a CDS encoding endonuclease, translating into MNYLGLKSACLITLGIFTSLHSVADGQTKIDDPKKASNDIFWDEIYSQGGESFFCKQPFEGKTRRIIAGHVYNTQLMIDFYNCGTKSRCRRSNTDYKFAASDLHNIYPVTPRVELNRRNSRYAELPSSKDQFPNLNCSYKSNFQTVEPADDIKGNIARIIFYMHDAYDLPILDGVYMLMEWNEKDPVDQAERDRNILVEKIQGNRNRFIDNPHAVKDIEMKVNK
- a CDS encoding DUF4442 domain-containing protein; the encoded protein is MSQLLTIVSNINKLPSPLKGKTLSMFFGRVIPFAGTSGIQIEELGQERSVLVLKNKKRVQNHIKGVHAAAMALLAESATGFLCGMNCPDDKLLLIKSMNLNYVRRAKGNLTAVAELSEAERQLMINQDKGEVSVKITVTDEDNKEPVECEMIWAWVPKKRS
- a CDS encoding LysR family transcriptional regulator; translation: MDLNDFLIFTRVVDCGSLTAAGRELNMPKSTISRRITQLEERLAVRLLDRTTRHLKLTEIGERYYGHCQRILREIEEAEASLSDLQQKPQGRLNISTPVEFGMYYMGGLVSSFMDKYPEIQCRVDLSGRATDLLEDDIDIALKIGDLPDSNFVATRLGVLSRGIYVSPEYIERNGPLDTHEQLIESNCIVMQQSQHLPWNLLDPQGVPVQARVKGSLVANNITFIRDAVIGGLGVGLLPVDITAKAVQDGKLISVLEEYTVPPSTLHAVYLSRRYVPPKITAFINHLKENLAMAAFEAIENIT
- a CDS encoding YbgA family protein, producing the protein MFSPNISNNGQLTHKIPVGISQCLLGDKVRFDGGHKHSKLCTEQLGQYFDYVPSCPELGAGLGVPRRTLRMVGDDQTQRIVETKDNRIDVTDALANYSAQRVKELDHLSGYIFMQKSPSCGVFRVKVYADNGYAQNSSAGIFANAFKEQHPLIPVEEEGRLHDPVLLENFLVRVFVYHHWRLFIQQGLTSKGLINFHQRIKYQLMAHSVKGYKETGKLLSDLKSRPLEDIAHDYIQLLMTHLEKRATKKTHTNTLLHIRGYFKGKLSAIEQQELTQVINDYRLGIVPLVVPITLLQHYTRKIGNDYIEQQLYLQPYPHNLGLRNGI